The following are encoded together in the Pseudoalteromonas ruthenica genome:
- the rlmB gene encoding 23S rRNA (guanosine(2251)-2'-O)-methyltransferase RlmB: protein MSNELIFGFHSVEAILSREPERFIELYALKGRDDKRLNALINQARQFGISVQFMQRKALDDKARGEQHQGIIARVRQGKQYNERDLDAIISREQTPFLLVLDGITDPHNLGACLRSADAAGVHAVIVPKDKSAKLNATVRKVACGAAEVVPLVQVTNLARTLREIKDAGVWVVGTAGETDTTLFDANLTGPIAMVMGAEGDGMRRLTREHCDVLVKIPMVGTVSSLNVSVATGISLFEVLRQRSA, encoded by the coding sequence GTGAGTAACGAATTAATCTTTGGTTTTCATAGTGTCGAAGCCATCCTCAGCCGCGAGCCCGAGCGCTTCATTGAACTGTATGCTTTAAAAGGGCGCGATGATAAGCGTCTAAATGCGTTGATCAATCAGGCTCGGCAATTCGGTATTTCGGTGCAGTTTATGCAGCGTAAAGCGCTGGATGACAAAGCCCGAGGCGAACAGCATCAAGGCATTATTGCTCGAGTTCGCCAAGGTAAACAATATAACGAGCGTGACTTAGACGCCATTATTAGCCGAGAGCAAACGCCCTTCTTGTTGGTCTTAGATGGCATCACTGATCCTCACAATTTGGGGGCCTGCCTGCGTAGTGCGGACGCTGCCGGTGTGCACGCGGTTATCGTGCCTAAGGATAAGTCGGCGAAGTTAAATGCGACGGTACGAAAGGTCGCTTGTGGTGCTGCTGAAGTGGTGCCGTTAGTGCAAGTGACTAACCTCGCACGGACCTTGCGTGAAATTAAAGATGCTGGGGTGTGGGTTGTCGGCACGGCAGGAGAGACCGATACCACATTGTTTGATGCCAACCTCACCGGCCCTATCGCCATGGTTATGGGGGCTGAGGGCGATGGTATGCGCCGTTTAACGCGTGAGCACTGTGATGTGCTGGTGAAAATCCCTATGGTGGGCACGGTATCTAGCCTAAATGTCTCGGTCGCGACTGGCATTAGCTTGTTTGAAGTACTCAGACAGCGAAGCGCATAA